In the Oryza glaberrima chromosome 6, OglaRS2, whole genome shotgun sequence genome, one interval contains:
- the LOC127777995 gene encoding uncharacterized protein LOC127777995, protein MADRAVRYLLRADQRRGGRRRRAQLLAAAGRYHRRRRLLLLYSGRVLMLLAAVALVHLLTAACTGQVEFFAVLVAFLLWLLGAAFAVMSLVAGQFPVLAAAAVARTLRGWLLGGL, encoded by the coding sequence ATGGCGGATCGGGCAGTTCGTTACCTCCTGCGCGCCGACCAGCGGCGGGGCGGCCGTCGGCGTCGAGCccagctgctcgccgccgccggtcgctaccaccgccgccgccgtctgctcCTCCTCTACTCCGGCCGCGTGCTCATGTtgctcgccgccgttgccctCGTGCACCTGCTGACGGCCGCCTGCACCGGCCAGGTTGAGTTCTTCGCCGTCCTCGTCGCGTTCCTCCTGTGGCTGCTCGGCGCGGCGTTCGCCGTGAtgtcgctcgtcgccggccagtTCCccgttctcgccgccgccgccgttgcgagGACGCTCCGTGGCTGGCTGCTTGGCGGTCTATGA
- the LOC127775363 gene encoding uncharacterized protein LOC127775363: MADWAMHHYLLLANQQRHRALADVAVRRRQLLLDSGRVFMLLGAVILMHMLTTTGGGASSGCTRGAEPCVALLLWLLGAALAMLSLVAGRFPVLAAAIAEELGDHLLGGL; the protein is encoded by the coding sequence ATGGCGGATTGGGCGATGCACCACTACCTCCTACTAGCCAACCAGCAACGCCACCGAGccctcgccgacgtcgccgtccgccgccgccagctgctCCTCGACTCCGGCCGCGTCTTCATGCTCCTCGGCGCCGTCATCCTCATGCACATGCTCACCACTACCGGCGGCGGAGCATCGTCCGGCTGCACCCGCGGCGCCGAACCTTGCGTCGCCCTCCTCCTGTGGCTGCTCGGCGCGGCGCTCGCCATGCtgtcgctcgtcgccggccgattCCCCGTTCTCGCTGCCGCCATTGCTGAGGAGCTCGGTGATCACCTGCTTGGTGGTCTCTAG
- the LOC127777012 gene encoding 26S proteasome regulatory subunit 8 homolog A-like, with amino-acid sequence MVIDRAILAHKFQWATDVRIERGHNPTRPRTQKEAQPNTNANSISGASDRTESDGEAAKVAISQRPALLVGGGEALRLYYKRRIRELELQIRHGNDELRRLEAQRDELNSRVRMLREELHDDGFFKVIPKFNVPLKAAHEHMTFVECPRSL; translated from the exons ATGGTGATTGATAGAGCAATTCTTGCTCATAAGTTCCA GTGGGCAACAGACGTAAGAATTGAGAGAGGCCATAACCCCACGAGGCCACGAACCCAGAAAGAAGCCCAGCCCAACACGAACGCGAACTCGATCAGCGGGGCGAGCGATCGAACCGAGAGCGATGGCGAAGCCGCGAAGGTGGCCATCTCCCAGCGGCCagccctcctcgtcggcggaggagaggcgCTGCGTCTGTACTACAAGCGGCGCATCCGCGAGCTGGAGCTCCAGATCCGCCATGGCAAcgacgagctccgccgcctcgaggCCCAGCGCGACGAACTCAACTCCCGAG TTAGGATGCTGCGGGAAGAGTTGCATGATGATGGCTTTTTCAAGGTTATTCCCAAGTTCAACGTTCCACTGAAG